A single Staphylococcus sp. NRL 16/872 DNA region contains:
- a CDS encoding recombinase family protein: MIIGYARVSSIDQNLERQLDNLKTFGVEKIFTEKQSGKSVENRPVFQEALNFVRMGDRFVVESIDRLGRDYDEIIETVSYLKEKDVQLMITSLPMMNEVIGNPLLDKFMKDLIVQILAMVSEQERNESKRRQAQGIQVAKEKGVYKGRPLLYSPNAKDPQKRIIYHRVVEMLEEGKAISKIAKEVNITRQTVYRIKHDKGSS, encoded by the coding sequence ATGATTATAGGTTATGCGAGAGTATCATCGATAGATCAAAATTTAGAAAGACAATTGGATAATTTAAAGACGTTTGGTGTGGAGAAAATCTTTACAGAGAAACAGTCGGGAAAGTCAGTGGAAAATAGACCTGTATTTCAAGAAGCACTCAATTTTGTCAGAATGGGAGATCGATTCGTTGTGGAATCTATTGATCGTTTGGGACGTGATTATGATGAAATTATTGAAACTGTGAGTTATTTAAAAGAGAAAGACGTTCAGTTAATGATTACCAGCTTACCTATGATGAATGAAGTGATTGGCAATCCATTACTGGATAAGTTTATGAAAGATTTAATCGTTCAAATTTTAGCAATGGTTTCAGAACAAGAGAGAAATGAAAGTAAACGTCGACAAGCGCAAGGAATTCAAGTTGCGAAGGAAAAAGGCGTATATAAAGGGCGCCCCTTACTTTATTCACCAAATGCCAAAGACCCACAGAAACGTATTATTTATCATCGCGTGGTGGAAATGTTAGAAGAAGGGAAAGCAATTAGTAAGATTGCGAAAGAAGTTAATATCACAAGACAGACAGTTTATAGAATTAAGCATGATAAGGGATCATCTTGA
- the qacR gene encoding multidrug-binding transcriptional regulator QacR, translating to MNLKDKILGVAKELFIKNGYNATTTGEIVKLSESSKGNLYYHFKTKENLFLEILNIEESKWQEQWKKEQIKCKTNREKFYLYNELSLTTEYYYPLQNAIIEFCTEYYKTNSINEKMNKLENKYIDAYHVIFKEGNLNGEWCINDVNAVSKIAANAVNGIVTFTHEQNINERIKLMNKFSQIFLNGLSK from the coding sequence ATGAACTTGAAAGATAAAATACTAGGTGTCGCAAAGGAATTATTTATAAAAAATGGATATAATGCCACTACTACTGGAGAAATTGTTAAATTATCAGAAAGTAGTAAAGGGAATCTTTATTATCACTTTAAAACAAAAGAAAATCTATTTTTAGAAATTTTAAATATAGAAGAATCTAAATGGCAAGAACAGTGGAAAAAGGAACAAATCAAATGTAAAACTAATAGAGAAAAATTTTATTTATATAATGAACTATCTTTAACAACCGAATACTATTATCCACTTCAAAACGCAATAATTGAATTTTGCACTGAATATTATAAAACTAATAGCATTAATGAAAAAATGAATAAATTAGAAAACAAATATATAGATGCTTATCATGTAATTTTTAAGGAGGGTAATTTAAATGGCGAATGGTGTATTAATGATGTTAATGCTGTTAGTAAAATAGCAGCAAACGCTGTTAATGGAATTGTTACCTTTACACATGAACAAAATATTAATGAAAGAATTAAACTTATGAACAAGTTCTCTCAAATTTTTTTAAATGGACTTAGTAAATAA